The genomic stretch CACGCCCTGGACGGCGCGCAACATCGGCCAGACTGCGCTGGCTCGCGGCCAGCGTTGCATCGTCGAGCGGCAAGAGGGCCTGACATTGTTCGTTCGCGCCGAGTGACTCGGCGCACTCACATTTCAAGTTCTGTCGATCCGCGACAGGAGGGGAACATATGGAACCGGCGCTATTTGTCACCTTCGTCCTGGCTCTGCTGGTCATCATCACCCTGTGGAAGACCGCAGTGGTGGTACCGCAGCAGAACGCCTACATCGTCGAGCGCCTGGGTAAGTACCACGAGACAATGAATGCCGGTTTCCACATCCTGGTGCCGTTCGTGGACGTCATCCGCTACCGGCATTCCTTGAAGGAAACGGCCCAGGACATCCCGGAGCAGATCTGCATCACGCGGGACAACGTGCAGGTGGCCGTGGACGGCATCCTGTATCTGCGGGTCCTCGACGCCCATAAGGCCTCTTACGGCATTTCCAACTACCTTTTTGCCATCCAGCAGCTCGCCCAGACCACGCTGCGCAGCGAGGTGGGCAAGATCGAACTGGACCGCACCTTCGAGGAGCGCTCCCACATCAACAACCAGGTGGTGAGCGAGCTGGACAAAGCCACCGAGCCTTGGGGCATCAAGGTGCTGCGCTATGAGATCAAGAACATCACGCCGCCCCGCGATGTGCTGGCTTCGATGGAAAAGCAGATGCGTGCCGAGCGTGAGAAGCGCGCAGCCGTTCTGACTTCCGAGGGCGTGCGCGACTCCGCCATCAACACCGCCGAGGGTGAAAAGCAGCAGGTCATCAAGGCCTCGGAGGCGCGCCGCCAGCAGCAAATCAACGAGGCCGAAGGCCAGGCGGCCGCGATTCTGGCCGTGGCCACCGCCACCGCGGAGGGTATCCGCAAGGTGGCGGAAACCATCGAAGGCCCGGGCGGGATGCAGGCAGTCCAGTTGCGGGTGGCCGAGCAGTACATCACCCAGTTCGGCAACCTGGCCAAGGCGGCCAATAGCATCATCATGCCCGCCAACGTGAGCGATATCGCCGGGATGATCGCCACCGCCATGAGCGTGATCCAGCGCCCGCAAGCGCGCTGAAGCCGTGATCAGCCGCAGCAGGCAGCGGTGGACAGGGTGGGCTGTCTTGCTCTCGCTGGCCCTGCACGCCTGGTCCAAGGGTGAAACCTACCGCTGGGAGATGCTGTGGGGATGCCATGTTGCGTCCCTGATCCTCGCCCTCGGATTCCTTTTCGGCTGGACGCGTGCCATTGCCCTTGGGTTCCTCTTCCACGTGGCCCTGGGATTCCCCATGTGGGCCATCGAGTGCATCACCAAGCGCTGGATCTCCCCGACCTCCGTGCTGGTGCACGTGCTGCCCCCGCTTGCGGGATGGCTGCACGTGCGTTCCATCGGCCTTCCACGGAACACGGTGCTCTCGGCCTGGCTGCTCTACCTTGGGCTCATCCCCGTTAGCGCGTGGCTGACGCCGCCGGAACTGAACGTGAACCTGGCCTTCGAGCCCTGGGGATTCTTCAAGGGCTATGTGCCGCAGTTGCGTGTCTTTCAGGCAGGGGCCGGTGGAATCGCATTGGCCATGCTGGTCATTTGGAGCGTGTTTCTCGACCGCTGGCGGCAGAGAAATCGGCCGGCGGCGGCGTCTGGCTAGCTGGTGGTTCGGTCGGCGAAGCGTCGCTGCGAGCGGAACTTCGGCCCATCGGCAGCCGCTTCCTGGGCGAAGCGCTTCAGTTGGAAGAAGGGTTCGGGCGCACGCTTTCCCAACACCACCTCGGCCGCCATCTCGCCCAGTGCCGGCCCCACCTTGTAGCCGTGCCCGGAGCCGCCGCCCAGCAGCCACACGTTCTCCGCCTGCGGGTGCCGGTCCAGAATGTAGTGGCCGTCGCGTGAGTTCTCGTACTGGCACACTCGCGCCTCTACCAGTGGCGCGTCCTTCATCCCCGGAAAGCGCACACCCAGGTACCGCCGCGCTTCCGCGATGCGCTCCGGCGTCGGGGTGCGGTCGCCGTTGGTGGGGTCGAACTCCGGGCCGCGTGAGTCGTCGGCCACTTTGAAACCTCGATGCTGGTTGCCCGGGATGCCGTAGAAGATGCGTTCGCCGTTGTCGATCCACACGGGAAGCGCGCCCTCGTTGTAGCGGGAATCATCTGCCGGCGTGCCGAAGAAGAACACTTCCTGCCGCGTGGGATGGATCAGGCTGCCCAGCACCTCCGGAAACAGTTTCGGCAGCCAGGGCCCGCAGGCAAAGACGTAGATATCGGCGGCCAGCGTAGAGCCGTTGGCCAGCCGCAGAGCTCCGATTCGACCCGCCTGGATCGCTCCGGGAGTGACCGACGTCTGGCGATACTTCCCGCCCTCTTCCAGGAATCCGTCGAGCATGCTCTGGCAGTTGGCGCGCGCCGTAAGATACCCGGCCTCCTTCTCGAAGATGGCC from Terriglobales bacterium encodes the following:
- a CDS encoding stomatin-like protein, which translates into the protein MEPALFVTFVLALLVIITLWKTAVVVPQQNAYIVERLGKYHETMNAGFHILVPFVDVIRYRHSLKETAQDIPEQICITRDNVQVAVDGILYLRVLDAHKASYGISNYLFAIQQLAQTTLRSEVGKIELDRTFEERSHINNQVVSELDKATEPWGIKVLRYEIKNITPPRDVLASMEKQMRAEREKRAAVLTSEGVRDSAINTAEGEKQQVIKASEARRQQQINEAEGQAAAILAVATATAEGIRKVAETIEGPGGMQAVQLRVAEQYITQFGNLAKAANSIIMPANVSDIAGMIATAMSVIQRPQAR
- a CDS encoding FAD-dependent oxidoreductase — its product is MHIAVVGAGVFGGWTALYLRRGGARVTLLDAWGPGNSRASSGGETRVIRATYGPDKIYTELVARALKLWPEHEERWKKRLFYPTGALWMAGKDDRYERAALPVLREFGLPVEELTAKQVAARYPQINVEGVEWAIFEKEAGYLTARANCQSMLDGFLEEGGKYRQTSVTPGAIQAGRIGALRLANGSTLAADIYVFACGPWLPKLFPEVLGSLIHPTRQEVFFFGTPADDSRYNEGALPVWIDNGERIFYGIPGNQHRGFKVADDSRGPEFDPTNGDRTPTPERIAEARRYLGVRFPGMKDAPLVEARVCQYENSRDGHYILDRHPQAENVWLLGGGSGHGYKVGPALGEMAAEVVLGKRAPEPFFQLKRFAQEAAADGPKFRSQRRFADRTTS